From the Fusobacterium ulcerans ATCC 49185 genome, the window CCATATTACCAGTTCCAACACTTCCTGATATAGCTGTAGCTGCAGCTTGAAATGGTGAAAGAGTACCATGTCCTGAACTTTTTTGAAAAATAGCTCCTCCAGTCTTTTTTAAAATATATCCTAATTTTCTAAATTGTAAAAATCTTGTTTTTACAGCATAAAGAAGCCCTACTGAGAAAAGTAAAATAATTGCAGGAGCTCCCCATAACCAACCAACAACCACATTCAATATTTCCATAACAAAATCCTCCCTTATTTATTTTAAATCAATTCAGATTTTTTTTGCATGTTTTTATAAAATACTTGTAAATCAGTAGTTGTTCTGGATATTTTTCAAATAAAAGTTCTGGATGCCATTGAACACCAAAAATCATTTGCTCTGTTGATTCAATACCTTCAATTATTCCATCTTCTGCTTTAGAAATTATTTTTAATTTATTTCCAACAGATTTCACTGCTTGATGGTGCCAAGAGTTAACCCATATTTTTTCTTTACCAAAAATTTTATATAAAAAACTATCTTTTTCTAGTAATACTGTATGAAAAAATTCACTTAATTGGGATTCAGACTGGCTATGTTCAAATGTTTGTTCACATTGAGAATATATATCTTGATATATTTTTCCACCACTGTCCAGAGCAATTAGTTGACATCCTTTACATATTCCTAAAACGGGTTTATTTTGTATTTTAGCTTCTTTTAAGAGTTCAAATTCAAATGAATCTCGCTCTAATGATATCATTCCAATTTTTCTAATGGGATTTTCTTTTAAAAATATAGGAGAAACATCTTCTCCACCAGGAAGAATAAGACCATCACAGATATATATATATTTTTTTATTTCTTCTACATCAGCTGTAATAGGAATTAAAAGAGGTATTCCACCAGCTGCTCTAATAGCTTTAACATAACTATCATGAAGAAAATATTTTTTTTCTGAATTTTTTAAATTATAAGATGCACTTATTACTATAATAGGCTTCATAACAAACCTCCAATAGATTTTTATTGATTTGATATATTAAATAAGCATTTTTTGTGCCAATGAAAAAATAGGATAAAACATTCTAAAAACAAACTAAAAGTTTATATATATGACTTTTTTATGAAAGGGAATGAAAATTTAATTCTCAAAGTGAGAAAAACATTCTCAAAATAAGAAACTAAAGTAAGTACTATTTAAATATAAAATAAGAGAAAATTCATATAATATATATTCTCAAAGTGAGAAAAATATTGATATATTATGGTAAAATAAAATTTTATTTTTCCAATTTTATGTTTTTATAATGTTGCTATAGTGAAAGAATATGTATAAAAAAATATATTTCATTCACAATTTATTCATAATTCCATATTATATTATCACTATAAAAGAAAAAGTTATAGTGCTAATTTTTCTTGGTTTAAAGGTGAGGCAGTGATGAACTTCCCAGATGATAACTGCCTTAAGTAAATTATTATTATGCTAATAGGCATATATAATTTAATATAAAAAAGTACAGGGGGTATTTTTATGAAAAAATCTTTATTATTAGTTAGTGCATTTTTAG encodes:
- a CDS encoding gamma-glutamyl-gamma-aminobutyrate hydrolase family protein translates to MKPIIVISASYNLKNSEKKYFLHDSYVKAIRAAGGIPLLIPITADVEEIKKYIYICDGLILPGGEDVSPIFLKENPIRKIGMISLERDSFEFELLKEAKIQNKPVLGICKGCQLIALDSGGKIYQDIYSQCEQTFEHSQSESQLSEFFHTVLLEKDSFLYKIFGKEKIWVNSWHHQAVKSVGNKLKIISKAEDGIIEGIESTEQMIFGVQWHPELLFEKYPEQLLIYKYFIKTCKKNLN